In the Brachyhypopomus gauderio isolate BG-103 chromosome 4, BGAUD_0.2, whole genome shotgun sequence genome, one interval contains:
- the ccdc120a gene encoding coiled-coil domain-containing protein 120, producing MEVKGHLIFGPDVQSSMDSKHAAERMVELQERRRSLQALLSTRLAELKRVCLQEAELTGEIPSEFPLEAGENPPHVRRKVGLVRSGSKHNSRTEEDEASQRKSKKTLFSGALRRHTDAEQPPSHGKRTVHRGCHTDNTMKSESSSMSDSTSQENEEASEGLSPSRPQLVPGSPDSRLCRKLSPVEIYYEMRARRNSVASSASPNRSLPRSVSNPEGRSVPATPMMTRNGRAVVHIRSESSSGAAAVKQWPDNPEAFQPAPVSSQDGSVPGSYKQDGCPYGGQAGRSNSSEALLDGSANGGTDEAGQRSGPNVRNGSSKTSDAPALDGRVRPTQRGSPEQQVNGHGEAVRMRSVSGGRGPGGGGGTGGGYSDVLLDYVWGKQQKMQAQQQQHRLQSQAGPKARPWPEGPPAAPPPYLNGLHHPQALIQGSAAPAYSPLMLRGKPGEPRRVKVSRTKSCGPFVPLQAHQQDAALFSPTSAGHADQPPGQFQPGHRPTHPRSADCTPDDPTRSLHKALALEGLRDWYLRNALGQAGGAGKGQEGAPSQRRRTTALLQGSHPHPQLKHQSQSFQSDTVYPHLPQSATFHGHPLHGHPLHGRSTDLCQYQEAFPPKMQDLTLKDTSNDRPSPGTLV from the exons ATGGAAGTCAAAGGTCACCTGATCTTTGGGCCTG atgtgcagAGTTCCATGGACAGTAAACACGCTGCTGAGCGGATGGTGGAGCTACAGGAGAGGCGGAGGAGCCTTCAGGCTCTACTCAGCACCCGTCTGGCTGAGCTCAAACGCGTGTGTCTGCAGGAAGCa GAACTGACAGGAGAGATACCAAGTGAGTTTCCCCTTGAGGCAGGTGAAAATCCCCCCCACGTGCGACGCAAAGTTGGTTTGGTCCGCAGTGGTTCCAAGCACAATTCCAGAACTGAG GAGGATGAAGCATCTCAGCGCAAATCAAAGAAGACTCTGTTCAGTGGCGCCCTCCGCAGGCATACAGATGCAGAGCAACCTCCATCTCATGGCAAAAGGACGGTTCACAGAGGATGTCACACTG ACAACACAATGAAGTCAGAGAGCAGCTCCATGTCAGACTCCACCAGTCAGGAGAATG AGGAGGCCTCTGAAGGCTTGTCTCCCTCGCGTCCCCAGCTGGTTCCGGGGAGCCCAGACAGCAGGCTGTGTCGTAAGCTCTCTCCCGTCGAGATCTATTATGAGATGAGAGCACGACGTAATTCAGTGGCCAGCTCGGCCAG TCCGAATCGCTCTCTCCCACGGAGCGTGTCCAATCCCGAGGGCAGAAGCGTCCCTGCCACGCCCATGATGACCAGGAATGGGCGAGCTGTGGTACACATCAG GTCAGAATCCTCCAGCGGTGCAGCTGCAGTGAAACAGTGGCCAGACAATCCAGAGGCGTTCCAGCCGGCGCCGGTCTCGTCTCAGGACGGCTCCGTCCCGGGCTCCTACAAGCAAGACGGGTGTCCCTACGGCGGCCAGGCAGGCCGCAGTAACAGCTCCGAGGCCCTGTTGGACGGCAGTGCCAATGGCGGCACGGACGAAGCAGGGCAAAGGTCAGGCCCCAACGTTCGGAATGGGTCCAGCAAAACCTCGGATGCTCCGGCGCTGGACGGGCGGGTGAGGCCCACGCAGAGAGGCAGCCCTGAGCAGCAGGTGAATGGACACGGGGAGGCGGTGCGCATGCGCTCCGTGTCAGGCGGCCGCGGGCCCGGTGGAGGCGGAGGGACGGGCGGGGGCTACAGCGACGTCCTGCTGGACTACGTGTGGGGGAAACAGCAGAAGATGCAGGCCCAGCAACAGCAGCACAGGCTGCAGTCTCAGGCCGGCCCGAAGGCACGGCCCTGGCCCGAGGGCCCGCCCGCCGCCCCGCCGCCCTACCTGAACGGCCTCCACCACCCCCAGGCGCTGATCCAGGGCTCTGCCGCCCCGGCCTACAGCCCGCTGATGCTGCGGGGGAAACCGGGTGAGCCTCGCCGGGTCAAAGTCAGCCGCACCAAGTCCTGCGGACCCTTCGTTCCCCTCCAGGCGCACCAGCAGGACGCCGCCCTGTTCTCGCCCACGTCAGCGGGGCACGCGGACCAGCCCCCGGGCCAGTTCCAGCCCGGCCACAGACCCACGCACCCACGTAGTGCTGACTGCACGCCGGACGATCCCACGCGCAGCCTCCACAAGGCCCTGGCGCTGGAGGGACTGCGGGACTGGTACCTGCGCAATGCCCTGGGGCAGGCTGGCGGTGCAGGGAAAGGCCAGGAGGGGGCGCCATCACAGCGTAGACGCACTACAGCCTTGCTGCAGGGCTCACACCCGCACCCACAACTTAAGCACCAGTCGCAGTCATTCCAGAGCGACACAGTATACCCCCACCTGCCACAGTCCGCCACCTTCCACGGACATCCACTACACGGACATCCCCTCCATGGGCG GTCAACAGATCTCTGTCAATATCAAGAGGCATTTCCCCCCAAAATGCAGGACTTGACACTAAAAGATACAAGCAATGACAGACCCAGTCCAGGCACTctggtctga